Proteins co-encoded in one Paracrocinitomix mangrovi genomic window:
- a CDS encoding caspase family protein: protein MRWLYLILVFYAASAHSQDVQLTVQTGHAGMINEVIFTPDDKRVITAGADHKIVIWDLLTSKQFGVLLAHSKPVTGISISQDGKNLYSVSHDSTLIVWNLLGESIQKKIKFDYPLGTVLLDHTNNRLIVGGEKLSFVDLKDYAVEELDFEAKELYTAIGISENAELIAFGGANEYFMYLINIKEKKLIRKFVSAAEDIDFEKNEKLFFSTNDGRVVEYTIASRKRKSASTDWMLNSINAVEFNKDKVFLADNAGNVQIVNRKRKWKSLGKYKMQHGKIKDITLSNNGKLLATCGQNSTVVIWELETNKVTKSLKGRVQQINDIAFTKDGSTIVIAFNNGSVRKTNLISNTTIVNIMRPKSQILSNFSRYAIENIEEVGADTIVFNTLYTINSLVHEGAFDKVEEYKLYWYAKENLLELDKVKNQSEKIDQYIKDLKKEIYHNEFYFVDKTQLITENDSIQVRAEVKGDVLFITDLKTNKVIHQLKTGHSDLVTSVAINPVYNYVATASWDGMIRFWDISTGDLLTVYGAFGDGQFVYLDKSGFYFASKNALEYIGFKLNNRLYSFDQFDLKYNRPDIVAKSLPYFDDQYVMAYYAAYLKRLKKLGINEEDIDMMQELPDMIVNRELIRTKKSESLDLEINCQDFNHELDRLHIRVNGVPEFGRFGKKLSGNTYEGKHNIKLNPGTNTIQIYATNEHGVSSYKQTIEIESHQKKAKSQMYLIALGVSKYQQEKYNLKYAEKDAHDIVNLFRLEKILDLQYIQTKLLTDDEVTLENVQALKDFAGQSGENDVLIFFAAGHGVLDAKLDYYYASHDMDFTNPSEKGIPYELFEEIMDASKSRKKVMFLDACHSGEIDKDEVIQNVIETDDHEEIIFRSGDLTVENKYDINSFELSQSLFADMRLNNGSTVISSAGGAEFAIEGDEWNNGVFTYSLLKGLRQKEADLNGDRVIMLSELQKYIYKEVVKMSEGKQNPTSRVENLNNDFRIM, encoded by the coding sequence ATGAGGTGGTTATATCTAATATTAGTTTTTTACGCTGCGTCTGCGCATAGTCAGGATGTTCAATTGACCGTTCAAACCGGTCATGCAGGAATGATTAATGAAGTCATCTTTACTCCGGATGATAAAAGAGTAATTACGGCGGGTGCAGATCATAAAATAGTTATTTGGGATCTGCTGACTTCCAAACAATTTGGAGTATTACTGGCACATTCTAAGCCTGTTACTGGAATTTCAATATCTCAAGACGGTAAAAACCTATACTCTGTATCTCATGATTCTACTTTAATAGTATGGAATCTTTTGGGCGAGTCTATTCAAAAGAAAATTAAGTTTGATTATCCACTTGGAACAGTATTGTTAGATCATACAAATAACCGCTTGATTGTTGGTGGTGAAAAACTGTCTTTTGTTGATTTGAAAGATTATGCAGTTGAGGAGCTTGATTTTGAAGCAAAAGAACTTTACACGGCAATAGGTATTTCTGAAAATGCAGAATTAATAGCTTTTGGTGGGGCCAATGAATATTTCATGTATCTCATTAACATCAAGGAAAAAAAGCTGATAAGAAAATTTGTTAGTGCCGCAGAAGACATTGATTTTGAAAAAAATGAAAAGTTGTTTTTCTCGACCAATGATGGTCGTGTTGTAGAATACACCATAGCAAGTCGTAAAAGAAAATCTGCTTCAACAGACTGGATGCTTAATTCCATAAATGCAGTAGAATTTAATAAGGATAAAGTGTTTTTGGCTGATAATGCCGGAAACGTGCAAATTGTTAATAGAAAAAGAAAGTGGAAGAGTTTGGGTAAATACAAAATGCAGCATGGTAAAATCAAAGACATTACGCTTTCAAATAACGGTAAACTTCTTGCTACATGTGGCCAAAACAGCACTGTAGTTATTTGGGAATTAGAAACAAATAAGGTAACAAAATCGCTAAAAGGAAGAGTACAGCAAATCAATGATATTGCATTTACAAAAGACGGTTCAACAATTGTAATTGCCTTCAATAATGGAAGTGTTAGAAAAACTAATCTGATTTCAAATACGACCATTGTCAATATCATGCGGCCTAAATCACAAATTCTGTCAAATTTCAGTAGGTATGCAATTGAAAATATAGAAGAAGTTGGAGCAGACACAATAGTTTTTAATACGCTTTACACTATTAATTCTCTCGTTCATGAAGGTGCTTTTGATAAAGTTGAAGAGTATAAACTGTATTGGTATGCTAAAGAAAACTTGTTGGAATTGGACAAGGTTAAAAACCAATCAGAGAAAATTGATCAGTACATCAAGGATCTGAAAAAAGAGATTTATCACAATGAGTTTTATTTCGTAGATAAAACACAGCTAATTACTGAAAATGACAGTATCCAGGTTCGTGCAGAAGTTAAAGGAGATGTGCTTTTTATCACAGATTTAAAGACCAATAAAGTTATTCATCAACTTAAAACCGGCCATTCAGATTTGGTCACTTCTGTTGCAATCAACCCGGTGTACAATTATGTAGCAACTGCAAGTTGGGATGGGATGATTCGCTTTTGGGATATTTCAACAGGTGATTTACTAACTGTTTATGGAGCTTTCGGTGATGGTCAATTCGTTTATCTGGACAAATCAGGGTTTTATTTTGCTTCAAAGAATGCATTGGAATATATTGGATTCAAACTCAATAATCGACTTTATTCATTTGATCAATTTGATTTGAAATACAATCGACCGGATATTGTTGCTAAATCACTTCCTTATTTTGATGATCAATATGTCATGGCATATTATGCGGCTTATTTGAAAAGATTAAAAAAGCTTGGAATCAATGAAGAAGATATTGATATGATGCAGGAACTTCCTGATATGATTGTAAATAGGGAACTTATCAGAACCAAAAAATCTGAATCACTTGATTTGGAGATAAATTGTCAGGACTTTAATCATGAATTAGATAGATTGCATATTAGAGTAAATGGGGTTCCTGAATTTGGCAGGTTTGGTAAAAAATTGTCCGGCAATACGTATGAAGGTAAACATAACATCAAGTTAAATCCCGGAACAAATACTATTCAAATTTATGCCACGAATGAACATGGCGTTTCTTCCTATAAACAAACTATTGAAATTGAATCTCATCAGAAAAAAGCCAAATCTCAGATGTATTTAATTGCCTTGGGAGTTTCAAAATACCAGCAAGAAAAATACAATTTGAAGTATGCAGAAAAGGATGCACATGACATTGTCAATTTGTTTCGATTAGAGAAGATTTTGGATTTGCAATACATACAAACAAAGCTGTTGACAGATGATGAAGTAACGCTTGAAAACGTTCAGGCATTAAAAGATTTTGCAGGGCAATCAGGTGAAAATGATGTTTTGATATTTTTTGCTGCCGGACATGGGGTGTTGGATGCAAAGCTTGACTATTACTACGCTTCGCATGATATGGATTTTACCAATCCTTCAGAAAAGGGAATTCCTTATGAATTATTTGAAGAGATCATGGATGCATCTAAATCAAGAAAAAAAGTGATGTTTTTAGATGCCTGTCATTCCGGAGAAATTGATAAAGATGAGGTAATTCAAAATGTAATTGAAACAGATGATCATGAAGAAATTATTTTTAGATCAGGTGACTTAACAGTTGAAAACAAATACGATATCAACAGTTTTGAACTGTCACAATCTTTATTTGCGGATATGCGATTAAATAACGGTTCAACGGTTATTTCTTCGGCAGGAGGAGCAGAATTTGCGATTGAAGGTGATGAGTGGAACAATGGTGTGTTTACTTATAGCTTGTTGAAAGGATTGAGACAAAAAGAGGCAGATTTGAATGGAGATAGAGTGATCATGCTTTCTGAACTGCAAAAATACATTTATAAGGAAGTTGTGAAGATGTCAGAAGGGAAGCAAAATCCAACTTCAAGGGTAGAAAATCTCAACAATGATTTTAGAATAATGTAA
- the hemL gene encoding glutamate-1-semialdehyde 2,1-aminomutase, whose protein sequence is MINRQNSEQLFNKAKNLFPGGVNSPVRAFKSVDGVPLFIKKGDGCRIWDEDDNEFIDFCCSWGPLILGHNNPKVRTKIEETLQNGTSFGAPTKLENELGDLILSNNRFIDKIRFVSSGTEAVMSGIRLARGFTGRDKIIKFDGCYHGHADSLLVKAGSGLATFGTSSSAGVPESFSKETIVLPLNDEAAVNEAISKYKDEIACIIIEPIPANNGLLIQTKEYLQFLRKVCTENGILLFFDEVISGFRVAFSGAAELYDIQPDIISYGKIIGGGLPVGAYGASNEIMNHISPMGNVYQAGTLSGNPVAMAAGIAQLSECLKNDFYTDQEARTQAFVGKINAHAAVKGYTFEMFSIGSIFWLAFSDSEAIRSAAEIRAESMEDFKKLYAILLDKGIYLGPSGYEVGFVSAAHTVEVLDQVAADFCDALDTLFQG, encoded by the coding sequence ATGATCAACAGACAAAATTCTGAACAACTCTTTAATAAAGCTAAAAACTTATTTCCCGGTGGAGTAAATTCTCCAGTTAGGGCATTTAAATCTGTAGATGGGGTTCCATTGTTCATCAAAAAAGGTGATGGATGTAGAATATGGGACGAAGATGATAATGAGTTTATCGATTTTTGTTGTAGTTGGGGTCCGCTTATTTTAGGACATAACAATCCTAAAGTTCGTACCAAAATTGAAGAAACTTTGCAAAATGGAACTTCATTTGGTGCGCCTACAAAATTAGAAAATGAACTGGGTGATTTAATTTTAAGTAATAACCGTTTCATTGATAAAATCAGATTTGTAAGCAGTGGAACAGAAGCTGTGATGTCAGGGATTAGATTAGCGAGGGGTTTCACGGGGAGAGATAAAATTATCAAGTTTGATGGTTGTTACCATGGTCATGCAGATTCACTTTTAGTTAAGGCAGGTTCAGGATTAGCAACTTTTGGTACCTCATCAAGTGCCGGTGTTCCTGAGTCATTTTCAAAAGAAACAATTGTTTTACCATTGAATGATGAAGCGGCCGTGAATGAGGCTATCTCAAAATATAAAGATGAGATTGCTTGCATTATCATTGAACCAATTCCTGCAAATAATGGATTGTTGATTCAAACGAAGGAGTATCTACAATTTTTGAGAAAAGTATGTACTGAAAATGGCATTTTGTTGTTTTTTGATGAGGTGATTTCTGGATTTAGAGTGGCATTTTCCGGAGCAGCAGAGTTGTATGATATTCAACCGGATATTATCAGCTATGGTAAAATTATTGGTGGAGGATTACCTGTTGGGGCTTATGGAGCTTCAAATGAAATCATGAATCATATCAGCCCAATGGGAAATGTATATCAAGCAGGAACCTTATCCGGAAATCCTGTAGCAATGGCGGCCGGAATCGCACAATTATCAGAATGTTTAAAAAACGATTTCTACACAGATCAAGAAGCTAGAACACAAGCTTTTGTGGGAAAAATCAATGCTCATGCGGCTGTTAAAGGATATACTTTTGAAATGTTTTCAATTGGATCTATATTTTGGTTGGCCTTTTCTGATAGCGAGGCAATTAGAAGTGCAGCTGAAATTAGAGCTGAATCTATGGAAGATTTCAAAAAACTATACGCCATTTTGTTAGACAAAGGAATTTATCTTGGTCCTTCTGGATATGAAGTTGGATTTGTTTCTGCTGCTCACACGGTTGAGGTTTTAGATCAAGTTGCCGCAGATTTTTGTGACGCACTAGACACCTTGTTTCAGGGTTAA
- the kynU gene encoding kynureninase, whose amino-acid sequence MIAQKNSIQYAENLDQQDPLAHYREKFYIPQINGEDSVYFTGNSLGLQPKSVKDYLQQELDDWAKYGVEGHFDAKKPWFAYHEFLTPKIAKIVGALDSEVVVTHSLTTNLHLLMVSFYRPTKERFKIICEAKAFPSDQYALESQVKFHGFDPKDAIVEIAPREGEHTINEEDIYKAIEENADSVALVMFGGVNYYTGQLFDLEKITAAGHKAGAVVGFDLAHAAGNVILKLHDWGVDFAAWCSYKYLNSSPGGVSGMFVHQKHEYKPELPRFAGWWGYDKDTRFLMEPGFVPMKGAEGWQLSNAPILGMAAHLASLDIFDEVGMEKLRAKSDQLTAYLEEIIDDISARKGHLCEFEIITPRNQKERGAQLSILAHGKGKAMFDSLTKQGVIADWREPNVIRIAPVPLYNSFVDIYKFGERLEKAIEE is encoded by the coding sequence ATGATAGCGCAAAAAAATTCTATTCAATATGCGGAGAATTTGGATCAACAAGATCCTCTAGCTCATTATCGCGAAAAGTTTTACATCCCTCAAATCAATGGAGAAGACAGTGTTTACTTTACTGGAAATTCATTGGGACTTCAGCCAAAATCAGTTAAAGATTATTTACAACAAGAATTAGATGATTGGGCCAAATATGGTGTGGAAGGGCATTTTGATGCTAAGAAACCATGGTTTGCCTATCATGAATTTCTAACTCCTAAAATTGCAAAAATTGTAGGTGCCTTAGATTCAGAAGTAGTTGTTACACATAGTTTAACTACTAACCTGCATTTATTAATGGTAAGTTTTTACCGCCCTACAAAGGAAAGATTTAAAATAATCTGTGAGGCAAAAGCTTTTCCATCAGATCAATACGCTTTAGAATCTCAAGTAAAATTTCACGGTTTTGATCCTAAAGACGCCATTGTAGAAATTGCACCAAGAGAAGGTGAACACACAATTAACGAGGAGGACATTTACAAAGCCATTGAGGAAAATGCTGACTCTGTTGCACTTGTAATGTTTGGAGGTGTAAACTACTATACTGGACAATTATTTGACCTTGAAAAAATTACAGCTGCTGGTCACAAAGCTGGTGCAGTAGTTGGATTTGATTTAGCCCATGCAGCCGGAAATGTGATTTTAAAACTTCATGATTGGGGAGTAGATTTTGCTGCTTGGTGTTCGTACAAATATTTAAACTCAAGTCCGGGTGGAGTATCGGGTATGTTTGTTCATCAAAAACATGAATATAAACCAGAATTACCGAGATTTGCAGGATGGTGGGGTTACGACAAAGACACTAGATTTTTGATGGAACCCGGTTTTGTTCCAATGAAAGGAGCAGAAGGTTGGCAATTGAGCAACGCTCCTATTTTAGGAATGGCCGCTCATTTAGCATCACTAGACATTTTTGACGAAGTAGGTATGGAAAAATTGAGAGCTAAAAGCGATCAATTAACGGCATATTTAGAAGAAATAATTGACGACATATCTGCCAGAAAAGGGCATTTATGCGAATTTGAAATCATCACACCAAGAAATCAAAAGGAAAGAGGAGCTCAACTTTCAATATTGGCCCATGGTAAAGGAAAGGCCATGTTTGACTCACTCACAAAACAAGGTGTAATTGCAGATTGGAGAGAACCCAATGTAATTAGAATTGCACCTGTTCCTCTTTATAATTCATTTGTTGATATTTATAAATTTGGTGAACGCCTTGAAAAGGCAATAGAAGAATAG
- a CDS encoding FAD-dependent oxidoreductase, whose protein sequence is MEKNAIIVGAGLVGSLWAVYLAKAGYNVKIYEKRSDIRKAEISAGKSINLALSTRGWKALKEVGVDVEIEPIAIPMYGRMMHSLEGEQTFQPYGKEDQAIFSVSRGDLNAKMMDIAEEHGNAQIFYNHSCIDVDLENGIVYLENKETGETVKDKADVIFGADGAFSAIRYNGLQKLDRFDYSQDYIDDGYKELLLPANPDGSYKLDKNALHIWPRGRFMLIALANDDGSFTCTLFMPFEGENSFEALKTDADVDRFFKATFPDFYEMFPELIQSWHDHPLSSLAIIRCYPWTHGKVALMGDAAHATVPFYGQGMNAGFEDCTVLWNLMQKHKEDWPKVFAEYQTNRKPDGDAVQDLSVQNYLVMRDYVGDKTFLLQKKIEARFSKLYPDKWMPLYSQVSFSSIRYSEAWNAGVKQDAIMKKVMDRPDIEQVWDSKEVENEILRLLEA, encoded by the coding sequence ATGGAAAAAAATGCAATTATAGTTGGAGCCGGTTTAGTTGGCTCGTTATGGGCAGTATATCTAGCAAAAGCCGGTTATAATGTTAAAATCTACGAAAAGAGATCTGATATTAGAAAAGCAGAAATCTCAGCTGGTAAATCTATCAATCTTGCACTTTCTACCAGAGGATGGAAAGCGTTAAAAGAAGTAGGTGTAGACGTAGAGATTGAACCAATTGCAATTCCTATGTATGGCAGAATGATGCACAGTTTGGAAGGAGAGCAAACTTTTCAACCATACGGAAAAGAAGATCAAGCTATTTTCTCTGTTTCAAGAGGTGATTTAAATGCTAAAATGATGGACATTGCTGAAGAGCATGGAAATGCCCAAATCTTTTACAACCACTCTTGCATAGATGTAGATTTAGAAAACGGCATTGTATATCTAGAAAATAAAGAAACTGGTGAAACTGTTAAAGATAAAGCAGACGTAATATTTGGAGCAGATGGTGCCTTTTCTGCCATTAGATACAATGGACTGCAAAAATTAGACAGATTTGATTATTCACAAGATTATATAGATGATGGATATAAGGAATTATTACTTCCAGCCAATCCAGACGGATCTTATAAATTGGATAAAAACGCTTTACATATTTGGCCAAGAGGCAGATTTATGTTGATTGCTTTGGCCAATGATGATGGATCATTTACTTGCACTTTGTTTATGCCTTTTGAAGGTGAAAATTCCTTTGAAGCCCTAAAAACTGATGCAGATGTAGATAGATTTTTCAAAGCTACTTTCCCTGATTTTTATGAAATGTTTCCAGAATTAATTCAAAGCTGGCACGATCATCCACTGTCTTCTTTGGCTATAATTAGATGTTATCCCTGGACGCATGGTAAAGTTGCTTTGATGGGAGATGCTGCACATGCCACAGTTCCTTTTTACGGGCAAGGCATGAATGCTGGGTTTGAAGATTGCACAGTATTGTGGAATTTGATGCAAAAACACAAGGAAGATTGGCCTAAAGTTTTTGCAGAATATCAAACTAACAGAAAACCAGATGGTGATGCTGTTCAAGATTTGTCTGTTCAAAATTATTTGGTGATGAGGGATTATGTAGGAGATAAAACCTTTTTATTGCAAAAGAAAATTGAAGCCAGGTTTAGCAAACTGTACCCAGACAAGTGGATGCCGTTATACAGTCAGGTATCGTTTTCTTCAATCCGTTATTCAGAAGCCTGGAATGCCGGAGTGAAGCAAGACGCCATCATGAAAAAAGTAATGGATCGTCCGGATATTGAACAAGTTTGGGATAGTAAAGAAGTTGAGAATGAGATCCTTCGTTTACTTGAAGCGTAA
- a CDS encoding energy transducer TonB has translation MIAKKSKKANLERKRFAFFQIGLLLSGAMCLVAFEYTSGVSEERVVVFDEGPSITYIDPIDEDLYNQKEQPKQEQQKAQAVNLENVVEGSRNPNEGAVVVTDPDITFDPNDLTGIGPIDPGQLIEPTGGIVDVPDFEPEFIGGLEAMSKWLQKEIDYPQDMIDMGLSDLVYVQFVVNEDGSISNVEVVKSQYEAFAKEGKRVVKKMPKWKPGEQAGKPVRVRFTLPINFQLPK, from the coding sequence ATGATCGCAAAAAAATCCAAAAAAGCGAATTTAGAACGCAAGCGATTTGCGTTTTTTCAAATCGGACTGCTTTTATCTGGTGCAATGTGCCTGGTGGCATTTGAATACACTTCAGGTGTATCAGAAGAAAGAGTTGTTGTTTTTGATGAAGGACCAAGTATTACTTATATAGATCCTATTGATGAAGATCTGTATAACCAAAAAGAACAGCCTAAGCAAGAACAACAAAAGGCGCAAGCAGTTAATTTAGAAAATGTTGTTGAGGGCTCACGAAATCCTAATGAAGGAGCAGTAGTGGTAACAGACCCTGATATTACATTTGATCCAAATGACTTAACAGGTATCGGGCCAATTGATCCGGGACAACTTATAGAGCCAACTGGTGGCATTGTTGATGTTCCAGATTTTGAGCCTGAATTCATTGGTGGTTTGGAAGCAATGAGCAAATGGTTACAAAAAGAAATAGATTATCCTCAGGACATGATAGACATGGGGTTGTCAGATTTGGTTTATGTACAGTTTGTCGTAAACGAAGACGGATCTATTTCAAACGTTGAGGTAGTAAAATCACAATATGAAGCTTTTGCAAAAGAGGGTAAAAGAGTGGTTAAAAAAATGCCGAAATGGAAACCGGGTGAACAAGCTGGAAAACCGGTGAGAGTTAGATTTACTTTACCGATCAACTTTCAATTACCTAAATAA
- a CDS encoding RidA family protein: MSDKISASGAPKPVGLYPHARKVGNLLFLSGVGPRVAGSDANDSAVPGLELDLNGNFKAFDFEAQCRSVFDNVRAVLEASGSSWDNLVDVTVFLVNMKRDFHTYNKVYAEYFKDNQPCRTTVEINSLPTPIAIELKCIATIN; the protein is encoded by the coding sequence ATGTCAGATAAGATAAGCGCTTCAGGAGCACCTAAACCGGTTGGACTTTACCCACACGCCAGAAAAGTGGGTAATTTATTGTTTCTTTCAGGAGTTGGACCTAGAGTAGCAGGCTCTGATGCCAATGACTCTGCTGTTCCGGGATTAGAATTGGACCTCAACGGAAATTTTAAAGCATTTGATTTTGAAGCGCAATGCAGATCAGTATTTGACAACGTTAGAGCTGTTTTAGAAGCTTCAGGTTCATCATGGGACAATTTGGTAGATGTCACTGTATTCTTAGTAAACATGAAAAGAGATTTTCATACCTACAACAAAGTTTACGCAGAGTACTTTAAAGACAACCAACCTTGCAGAACAACTGTTGAAATTAACAGCTTACCTACACCAATAGCGATTGAATTAAAATGTATAGCGACCATTAACTAA
- a CDS encoding DUF2892 domain-containing protein translates to MFGFIIKVLLTLGSLGFTVYLFGDGSYVWGSFMVLVSVFFGLFLFRNQNIILATLHLRQQNMEKGQKYLSKIDPRFLVKRQKAYYYYLMALASQQNAKMSTTEQMLRKALSLGLKRDHDQAMAKINIAAVCMQTGRRKEAENLLNEAKKLDSKGMLSEYIKSMKKQMGRATSANQLRMAQMNKGKKVANKKMR, encoded by the coding sequence ATGTTTGGATTTATTATTAAAGTATTATTGACCCTTGGTTCTCTTGGTTTCACTGTTTACCTTTTTGGTGACGGATCTTATGTTTGGGGATCATTCATGGTATTGGTATCTGTATTCTTCGGATTATTCTTATTCAGAAACCAAAATATCATTTTAGCCACACTCCATTTGAGACAACAAAACATGGAAAAGGGGCAAAAATACCTGAGTAAAATTGACCCTAGATTTTTGGTTAAAAGACAAAAAGCATATTACTATTATTTGATGGCTCTTGCTTCTCAGCAAAACGCTAAAATGTCTACTACTGAACAAATGTTAAGAAAAGCTCTTAGCCTTGGTTTAAAAAGAGATCATGATCAGGCAATGGCTAAAATCAACATTGCAGCTGTATGCATGCAAACTGGAAGAAGAAAAGAAGCTGAAAACCTTTTAAATGAGGCTAAAAAATTAGATTCAAAAGGTATGCTTTCAGAATATATCAAATCCATGAAAAAGCAAATGGGAAGAGCTACTTCAGCCAACCAATTGCGCATGGCTCAAATGAACAAAGGCAAAAAAGTAGCCAACAAGAAAATGAGATAA